GGCCGGCCTGCTGAAATTGCTCCGCTGTCGGCCTGGCGGCTACTTCGTTGAGTATCTGGTTTTCGCCATCCACCTCCACTCAATCTGGTTCGCCTGGTTCTGGCTGCAGCTGGTGCTGGGCGGCCTGCTTGATCTGGCCCCGGCCAGCCTGTCCGGCATCACCCGCATGCTCGGTTACGGGGTGGATGCGATTCCGCAGGCGTTGCCCGTGATCTACCTGATTCTGAGCCTGCGGCGCGCCTTCGAACTGCGCTGGTGGACCGCCATCTGGAAGAGCTTCGCCGCCATTCTGGGTTACTCGTTCCTGCTCGCCGTCGCCATGGCGGTTTTCTTCGCCTTCAGCGGAATCTAATCCGGCAACTTGGCCAACACCGCCGCGAGTTCCCTGGTCGGTTGCCACGCGCCATCGCGCCGCTCCGGCCGCGCCATCGCGGTGGCCTTCGGTGAACCTATCGCGGTCATGCTGGCCGCATCCCAACGGATCTCTTCACCGGAACGCTCCGCCAGAGCGCCCAGCAACACCTGCTCGGTGAGCGCTGCGCCGTAAGCGAAGTCCGCCCCGCCGCTGCGGCCAGCGTGGATGGCGTTATACCAATCCTGGAAGTGCCCGCCCTTCACCCGCGGCAACCACTTGGCCGGACGGTTGGCCCGCACCTCCTGCTCGCGCGCCTCGGGGTAGATCTTCGGACTGCGACTCACCCGCATGTCCGGGATGAACATCGTCCCCTCCGGCCCGGCGAAGGCCATGCCGTTCTTCGTCTCGCGCACCACCTCGTCGGGCACGTGCGGGATGCCGCTCGGATGATTCTGCACGTCGCCCTTCCAGCCATTGCGCCAGTGCACCGTGAGCGGCGGATGCGAGCCGCGCGCAGGGAAACGGTAACGCAGGTTCGCCCACTGCGGGATGGTGTATTCAGAAACTCCCGACACTTCCGGAATCACGCTCTCCGGGAACCCCGTATCGAGCGCGAAACGCACCGCATCAAACATGTGCATGCCGATGTCGCAGATCGCCCCGCTGCCGAAGCCCCACCAATTGCGCCACACCTGCGGCGCATACTGCGAGCTGTAGGGACGGTAGGGGCGGTCCATCAACCAGGCCCGCCAATCGATCGTGTCGCGCTCCGGCTCCGCCTCGGCCAGCGTTTCGGACCAGATGGAAATGCGCTTCTGGGTGCGATCGGTCCACAGCCACACATCGGTCACCGGACCGACCACGCCGCTGGCAATCCACTCCCGCAGCAGCCGGGTGCCTTCCATCGCATGGCCCTGCGTGCCGAGCTGGGTCGACACGCCGTGAAACGCCGCCGCCGCCGCGATGCGCCGGCATTCCCACGGCGTCGTCGCCATGGGTTTTTCCAAATACACGTTCAGCCCGGCCTCCATCGCCATCATCGCCAGCGGGTAGTGCGCGTGGTCCGGTGTCGTGATGACCACGCCGTCCATCTCCGCCGCATGCCGGTCGAGAAATTTCCGCACGTCGCGGTAGTGCGGCACCTGTGGATGGTCCGCGTAAGTCTTCGCCGCACGCTCGTCGTCGACATCACAGAACGCCACGTAGTGCTGCTCCACCTGTCCGCTGATCGCCGCCTGGGCCCAACCGCCGGCACCGATGAAGCCGATCTTCAGCTGGTCCGATGGCGCGGCGCGCAGCGAGCGCGGGAGCAAGAGGGCGGCCGAGCCGGCCACACCGAGTGAAGTAAGAAAGTCGCGTCGACGAAGCGTGGGGTAGGACGACATGAGGCGCGATCATGCTCCCGCGTCCCGCGCTCGCAATCGCCAATCCCGCGCGCATCCGCTGGACGTTACGCTAACCGCTTGCGGCGCAGACCGGTTTACCCAAGATCCTCCACCAAACTCGCTTTCGGCTTTTCCTTCGGTGCCTCCGTCCGCTTCCCCTCCTCCAGCCAACTCGCCCGCGACGCCCACGCACTACCACCCTTGGCTCCTTTGTTTGGTGACCATGGTGGGCTATTGCGCCGGCGCCTCCTTCTCCGGCTATTTCTCCATCTGGGTGGACGGCGTGTCCTACTTCTGGCTGCCGAGCGGTTTGTATCTGGGCATCCTCTTGCTCACGTCTCCCCGCCAATGGTGGATCGTGGTGGTGGGCGCCGGTCTCGGCGACCTGTGCTTCAACCGGGTGTTGTTTCCGCAGTGGTCCTGGCCCCTCTCCATGCTGCTGACGGCCCATCTAGGCAACAGTGTCTCCGCCGTATTGGGCGCCGCGCTGGTGCGGCATTTTGTGGCCCCGCGGCCGCTGCTGCGCTCATTACGCGAGTTCGCGTTGATCATCGTCCTAGGCGGCTGCGTCGCGCTCGTGCCCACCTCGGTTTCCGGCGCGTTGTTGATCAATGGATGGTCCCCAGAGATCTCCCTCCTGAGCAACATCATCGCTTGGTATTCCAGCGACCTGCTGGGCGTCCTGCTGGTAACGCCCTTCATCCTGCTGTGGACGCAGCCCCGCACGGCCCCCGCCCGTCCTTTCACCATCGCTCAAGTGATCGAAGGCACCGTGCTCGGCTACGGACTCATCGTGCTCACCACGGCATCCTTTCTCGTCGGCTGGCCGGAACGCACCGAGACCCTCTACGCCTCCTTCCCCTTCGTCATTTGGGCCGCCGTGCGCTTCGGTCGCCGGGGCGCCGCCGCCACCATTCTCATCGCCGCGATCATCGCCCACTGGTTCAATGCCTTCGGCTACGGCTCCATCGGCAGCAGCGACCTCACCCCGGCCGCCAAGAGTATCGAGATGCTGCTCAGCATCGGTCTCTTCGTGCTCGTGGGCATGGTGCCCGCCATCGTCATCTCCAACGAACGTCGCGCCGAAGCCCGTGCCCGCCAGAGCGAACAACGCCGCGCTGCCGCCGTGCGCAGTTCCAACGCCGCCACCTGGGAACTGCACCTGCCGACTCAGCAGATCGAGATTTCCGGCCGCTTCCGCAAACTCCTCGGCTTCGGCGCCGAGCCACTCCACGAACCACTCGAAACGTTCCTGCAGCGCATGTCCACCGACGACATCAACGCCGCCCGCCGGGCGATCGGCGCCCTGCGCGACGACGCCAGCATGCCGCTCGACGTGGATGTGCGTTTCCCCGACGCCCAGCACCAGCTCCGCTGGTTCAACCTGCGTGGCGCGCTCGTG
This portion of the Actomonas aquatica genome encodes:
- a CDS encoding Gfo/Idh/MocA family protein; the encoded protein is MSSYPTLRRRDFLTSLGVAGSAALLLPRSLRAAPSDQLKIGFIGAGGWAQAAISGQVEQHYVAFCDVDDERAAKTYADHPQVPHYRDVRKFLDRHAAEMDGVVITTPDHAHYPLAMMAMEAGLNVYLEKPMATTPWECRRIAAAAAFHGVSTQLGTQGHAMEGTRLLREWIASGVVGPVTDVWLWTDRTQKRISIWSETLAEAEPERDTIDWRAWLMDRPYRPYSSQYAPQVWRNWWGFGSGAICDIGMHMFDAVRFALDTGFPESVIPEVSGVSEYTIPQWANLRYRFPARGSHPPLTVHWRNGWKGDVQNHPSGIPHVPDEVVRETKNGMAFAGPEGTMFIPDMRVSRSPKIYPEAREQEVRANRPAKWLPRVKGGHFQDWYNAIHAGRSGGADFAYGAALTEQVLLGALAERSGEEIRWDAASMTAIGSPKATAMARPERRDGAWQPTRELAAVLAKLPD
- a CDS encoding MASE1 domain-containing protein, which produces MPPSASPPPANSPATPTHYHPWLLCLVTMVGYCAGASFSGYFSIWVDGVSYFWLPSGLYLGILLLTSPRQWWIVVVGAGLGDLCFNRVLFPQWSWPLSMLLTAHLGNSVSAVLGAALVRHFVAPRPLLRSLREFALIIVLGGCVALVPTSVSGALLINGWSPEISLLSNIIAWYSSDLLGVLLVTPFILLWTQPRTAPARPFTIAQVIEGTVLGYGLIVLTTASFLVGWPERTETLYASFPFVIWAAVRFGRRGAAATILIAAIIAHWFNAFGYGSIGSSDLTPAAKSIEMLLSIGLFVLVGMVPAIVISNERRAEARARQSEQRRAAAVRSSNAATWELHLPTQQIEISGRFRKLLGFGAEPLHEPLETFLQRMSTDDINAARRAIGALRDDASMPLDVDVRFPDAQHQLRWFNLRGALVQNHRGPATHLTGSLIEITERKQLEARVQQADKLAVIGQLAGGVAHDFNNLLAAMIMNIELLQIKNPRGPIAESLGELHGLSKRATRLTEQLLMFARRRSMQLEPVELAPRLEELSRLLRRLLPENIELQIDCPTGLWIAADPAILDQALLNLCVNARDAMPRGGQLHLSATTIETRSRVQIKTNQHTPAPPPSSAPPSPHVRLSVRDTGVGISDEDQSHLFEPFFTTKGPGKGTGLGLASADGIVHQHNGWIEVDSTPGRGTTFTLFIPTIPAPRSSPATAKPNFPSPPRQEVVLYVEDEAAVRKATSAMLEELGYTVIAAHDADHARHCLAEHPGAVHLLFSDIVMPGETDGITLGRELRAADPALRILLTSGYSQQILAGSNLSREGFSFLPKPFDRRSLATALRAALDAPIA